From the Polyangiaceae bacterium genome, one window contains:
- a CDS encoding HDOD domain-containing protein gives MTTNISCIGTQDTLTHVKKVLAEAGGDWKVEGAESADAVLARAASGDVHIALAESNSSSVDAGALFNQLRERHPGVIRLAYSVGVANNAAPAAAQRVICSRESTEQLVTLLERAALLHGAMNSERLTEIIGALDRLPSVPSTYHELNQAAAKPDTSMQDLAAIVQKDPALSLKVLQMANSARFGVSRRLASIPEAVTYLGINPIKGLVLSAHVFMAFETEAPRGFSLEAFQSYSTKVAGLAQKFVAKRGLGDAAFAAGLLHDIGKLILAVRHPEASAAALQRATETGETVSDVERDVFGVTHAEVGTYLLSTWGLPLELMEVVAFHHTPSVVQKGEREVLAAVHAADLLTGVYACGEPEREFDETFLRRTGFDSMIPNWRKLAEQAANG, from the coding sequence ATGACGACGAATATCTCGTGTATCGGAACGCAAGACACGCTGACGCATGTGAAAAAGGTTCTGGCCGAAGCCGGCGGGGACTGGAAGGTCGAAGGTGCCGAAAGCGCCGACGCCGTCCTGGCGCGTGCGGCGAGCGGAGACGTTCACATTGCCCTCGCTGAGTCCAACAGCTCGAGTGTGGACGCAGGAGCGCTATTCAACCAACTGCGAGAGCGCCACCCAGGCGTGATTCGCCTCGCCTACTCCGTGGGTGTCGCCAACAACGCGGCGCCGGCAGCGGCCCAGCGCGTGATCTGCTCGCGGGAATCCACAGAGCAACTCGTGACGCTGCTGGAGCGTGCTGCGCTCCTGCATGGCGCCATGAACTCCGAGCGCCTGACGGAGATCATAGGCGCTCTGGACCGACTGCCGTCAGTCCCGTCGACCTATCACGAGCTCAACCAGGCGGCGGCAAAGCCCGACACCAGCATGCAGGATCTCGCCGCCATCGTGCAGAAGGACCCCGCCCTGAGCTTGAAGGTTCTGCAGATGGCGAACTCCGCCCGTTTCGGTGTGTCGCGCCGCCTGGCGAGCATTCCCGAAGCGGTCACCTATCTGGGAATCAATCCCATCAAGGGACTGGTACTTTCCGCGCACGTGTTCATGGCTTTCGAGACGGAAGCGCCGCGCGGATTCTCTCTGGAGGCCTTCCAGTCCTACTCCACCAAGGTGGCCGGCTTGGCGCAGAAGTTCGTTGCCAAGCGAGGCTTGGGCGACGCGGCCTTCGCTGCGGGGCTGCTGCACGACATCGGCAAGTTGATCTTGGCCGTGCGACACCCGGAAGCGTCGGCCGCTGCGCTACAACGTGCCACCGAAACCGGCGAGACCGTCAGCGATGTGGAGCGCGACGTGTTTGGCGTCACCCACGCGGAGGTGGGGACGTATTTGCTCAGCACCTGGGGCCTACCGCTGGAGCTGATGGAGGTCGTGGCTTTTCACCACACGCCCAGCGTCGTGCAGAAGGGTGAGCGTGAAGTGCTGGCCGCGGTGCACGCGGCAGATCTGCTGACGGGGGTCTACGCCTGCGGCGAGCCCGAGCGGGAGTTCGACGAGACCTTTCTCCGCCGCACGGGATTCGACTCGATGATCCCCAACTGGCGAAAGCTAGCCGAGCAAGCCGCCAACGGCTGA
- a CDS encoding OmpA family protein: MLKPAVIFLTLLTALGCGYSEDEWQAQLAKYDALSQKNASLEQELAKERDRVRNLNAELEKMGVKLSAEGTAKEELSKNIEQMKAALEEYRLRAQTLERIKARFEALRKKLEKLTNLGLNVQIRNNRMVISLPGDVLFGSGSDALKKDGKKILLQVAEVIRGDETLKDRHYQVAGHTDNQPLRRAAEEFHDNWGLSLMRSRQVLVFLITAADAKDGGGGLDAGHWSASGYGETDPIVANDTPAGRGKNRRVELILMPNVEEMLDLKSLI; this comes from the coding sequence ATGCTGAAGCCCGCCGTCATATTCCTCACGTTGCTCACCGCTTTGGGTTGTGGCTACTCCGAAGACGAGTGGCAGGCACAGCTGGCCAAGTACGACGCTCTGTCCCAGAAGAACGCCTCCCTCGAGCAAGAGCTGGCGAAAGAGCGCGATCGAGTGCGAAACCTGAACGCAGAACTCGAAAAAATGGGCGTGAAGCTCAGCGCCGAAGGTACAGCCAAAGAGGAACTGTCAAAGAACATCGAGCAGATGAAGGCGGCCTTGGAAGAGTATCGCCTGCGCGCACAGACTCTGGAGCGCATCAAGGCGCGCTTCGAAGCACTGCGCAAGAAGCTGGAGAAGCTGACCAATCTGGGACTGAACGTCCAGATTCGAAACAACCGCATGGTGATCTCCCTGCCGGGTGACGTTCTCTTCGGGTCCGGGAGCGATGCGCTGAAGAAAGACGGAAAGAAGATTTTGCTCCAAGTGGCAGAAGTGATCCGCGGCGACGAGACTTTGAAAGATCGCCACTACCAGGTCGCAGGACACACGGATAATCAGCCTCTGCGTCGCGCGGCAGAAGAGTTCCACGACAACTGGGGACTCTCCCTGATGCGTTCGCGCCAGGTGTTGGTGTTCTTGATCACCGCTGCCGATGCCAAGGACGGGGGTGGCGGTCTAGACGCTGGTCATTGGAGCGCGTCGGGCTACGGCGAGACCGATCCGATAGTGGCAAACGACACGCCGGCAGGCCGTGGCAAGAATCGTCGCGTCGAGCTCATCCTGATGCCGAACGTCGAGGAGATGCTCGACCTCAAGTCGCTCATCTAG
- a CDS encoding protein kinase, with translation MGENVADLSSEDNPPVAGDIGARHVLGRYDLLMPLASGGMAMVWAARLRGTRGFQKIVAIKTMLPRLSDDAQFEQMFLDEAALASQIRHPHIVEILDLGEQDDVLYLVMEWIDGVPLHELLRSARKSGGVPLNVAVRIVSQSLAGLHAAHELKDAGGQLVGLVHRDISPQNILVTYDGVAKVVDFGVAKATALGDGSTAAGKVKGKIAYMAPEQIRDEGIDRRVDVFAMGIVLYAITTGRHPFRKESEAATMYNICAPTPPTPPRKLIPGYPASLERVVLQALAKDASKRFATANDMLRALDHALPSSMRASTDEEVASFVRGLFGERRETQQKAIQVALAAADSRAESRVPLRSLLGANSPKPTGSTSDLSSSGPLSVSGPVSGMRHAAGDPWPERSAPEWSSPGIPSSPLASSPFSSPGGTSPTQDAPLPAELPPVSAPPATGGGGRKLILSLFALLLSGALAAAILVWRQRAERVESPKDESATTEGKVAPAAVSAASLAPSAADAPSASPMASAPPVASIDEAPSLPPSQPTPPQRGKVTNASPASPKPTAKPTSPKSNWRHDPGF, from the coding sequence GTGGGAGAGAACGTGGCTGACTTGTCTTCCGAGGACAATCCGCCGGTCGCCGGCGACATTGGGGCTCGCCACGTTCTGGGTCGCTACGACCTGCTCATGCCGCTGGCATCGGGCGGGATGGCCATGGTGTGGGCGGCACGCCTGCGAGGGACGCGCGGCTTCCAGAAAATCGTCGCCATCAAGACGATGCTGCCGCGGCTGAGCGACGACGCGCAGTTCGAGCAGATGTTTCTCGACGAAGCGGCACTCGCCTCACAGATTCGTCATCCCCACATCGTCGAGATCTTGGACCTGGGGGAGCAAGACGACGTGCTCTACCTGGTCATGGAGTGGATCGATGGCGTTCCGCTTCACGAATTGCTGCGCTCTGCGCGCAAGAGTGGCGGCGTTCCCTTGAACGTTGCCGTTCGAATCGTCAGTCAGAGCTTGGCAGGCCTCCACGCCGCCCACGAACTCAAGGATGCCGGGGGGCAGCTCGTGGGCTTGGTTCACCGAGACATCTCTCCCCAAAACATCTTGGTGACCTACGACGGCGTTGCGAAGGTCGTCGATTTCGGCGTCGCCAAGGCGACGGCCCTGGGGGATGGCTCGACCGCAGCGGGCAAAGTCAAGGGCAAGATCGCCTACATGGCCCCGGAGCAGATCCGCGACGAGGGGATCGACCGACGGGTCGACGTCTTCGCCATGGGCATCGTGCTCTACGCCATCACCACCGGGCGACATCCGTTCCGCAAGGAGTCCGAAGCGGCGACGATGTACAACATCTGCGCGCCCACGCCGCCCACGCCGCCGCGCAAGTTGATTCCCGGCTATCCGGCGTCCCTCGAACGCGTGGTGCTGCAAGCGTTGGCGAAGGATGCGTCCAAGAGGTTTGCGACTGCCAACGACATGCTGCGCGCGCTGGATCACGCGCTGCCGAGTTCGATGCGTGCCAGCACCGACGAGGAAGTGGCGAGCTTCGTGCGCGGGCTTTTCGGTGAGCGCCGCGAAACGCAGCAGAAAGCGATCCAGGTCGCCTTGGCGGCAGCAGACAGCCGCGCCGAGAGCCGCGTTCCCCTGCGCAGCTTGCTCGGCGCCAATTCGCCGAAACCGACGGGCTCGACGTCTGATCTGAGTTCCTCGGGACCGCTATCGGTTTCGGGGCCTGTTTCCGGTATGCGCCATGCCGCTGGGGATCCCTGGCCCGAGCGCAGTGCGCCGGAATGGAGCTCGCCCGGAATTCCCTCGTCTCCCCTCGCAAGCAGTCCCTTCTCGAGCCCGGGTGGAACGTCGCCCACGCAGGATGCGCCGCTGCCGGCGGAGCTACCACCCGTCAGCGCACCGCCCGCGACCGGAGGCGGAGGACGCAAGCTGATCCTGAGCCTTTTCGCTCTGCTACTGTCGGGCGCCCTCGCCGCGGCCATTCTGGTTTGGCGACAGCGAGCGGAGCGCGTCGAGTCTCCGAAAGACGAGTCTGCGACCACGGAAGGAAAGGTGGCCCCTGCCGCGGTGTCCGCCGCGTCCCTGGCGCCATCTGCAGCCGACGCTCCGAGCGCCAGTCCAATGGCTTCTGCGCCACCCGTCGCATCGATCGATGAGGCGCCGTCGCTGCCGCCGTCGCAACCTACGCCGCCTCAACGAGGCAAAGTGACGAACGCAAGTCCGGCAAGCCCAAAGCCAACGGCGAAACCGACGTCACCCAAATCCAACTGGCGTCACGACCCAGGGTTTTGA
- a CDS encoding MATE family efflux transporter: MTQFRRLLQFLKLALSSHEHDFTRGSLSRGVLLLAVPMVLEPMMESLFMLADAFFVGRLGDTALAVLGLTEGLLVLVFTAGMGLGIPATTMVAQRIGRKDSEGAARAAAQAIWISLLLAVPLGLLGIAFSQEALALMGGDAAVQNAGATYARVTLGSAPIIVLLFVNAAVLRGAGDAASALWALWLANGLNILLDPIFIFGLGFIPPMGVEGAAIATLIGRSCGVLFLLWRLTRASPRLRLRWRHFVVQPELLRELSRLAIGGLGQLVVETSSWVLLTRIVALSGSVAVAGYTVALRVLLFALLPAWGLSGAAATLVGQNLGAGQVPRARRAVVVAGSVNAVFLGSVTILCLLVPEALVGPFTQNPEALRLGAQGVQVVGLGYIFYAWGMVFNQSLNGAGNTRTPFMLNLLSFWCLKLPLAYVLSTHVNATRGTLGVFVAIAFAYSVNAVLAGAAFRRATWRMPEASPS, translated from the coding sequence ATGACTCAGTTCCGGCGCCTGCTGCAGTTCCTGAAGCTCGCGCTTTCCAGCCACGAGCACGACTTCACTCGCGGCAGCTTGTCGCGCGGCGTGCTCCTGCTCGCGGTGCCGATGGTGCTGGAGCCGATGATGGAATCCCTGTTCATGCTTGCCGACGCCTTTTTCGTGGGTCGGCTGGGTGACACCGCACTGGCAGTGCTGGGCCTGACGGAAGGATTGCTGGTGCTGGTCTTCACGGCGGGAATGGGACTCGGCATTCCCGCCACCACCATGGTCGCACAACGCATCGGGCGGAAGGACAGCGAGGGTGCCGCGCGAGCTGCGGCACAGGCGATCTGGATATCGCTTCTGCTGGCGGTGCCCCTTGGGTTGCTGGGCATCGCCTTTTCGCAAGAGGCCCTGGCGCTCATGGGGGGCGATGCAGCGGTTCAAAACGCGGGCGCGACCTACGCCCGCGTGACGTTGGGTTCGGCGCCCATCATCGTGCTGCTGTTCGTCAACGCAGCGGTATTGCGCGGTGCCGGAGATGCTGCGTCGGCCCTGTGGGCGCTGTGGCTAGCCAACGGTCTGAACATCCTGCTCGACCCGATCTTCATCTTCGGACTGGGATTCATCCCTCCCATGGGTGTGGAGGGAGCGGCGATCGCGACCTTGATCGGGCGCAGTTGCGGTGTGCTGTTCCTGCTCTGGCGTCTCACTCGCGCGTCCCCGCGTCTTCGTCTTCGCTGGCGTCACTTCGTAGTGCAGCCCGAGTTGCTGCGCGAACTCAGTCGCTTGGCAATTGGCGGACTCGGTCAGCTCGTCGTGGAGACGAGCAGCTGGGTGCTCCTGACGCGCATCGTCGCCCTCAGCGGTAGCGTCGCGGTCGCCGGCTACACGGTCGCTCTGCGCGTTCTGCTCTTTGCCCTGCTGCCAGCCTGGGGGCTCAGCGGCGCGGCGGCCACTCTCGTCGGCCAGAATCTTGGCGCCGGCCAGGTCCCGCGCGCGCGACGTGCGGTCGTGGTTGCTGGATCCGTCAACGCAGTCTTTCTAGGCTCCGTCACCATTCTCTGCCTGTTGGTGCCGGAAGCGTTGGTTGGGCCTTTCACCCAGAACCCCGAAGCTCTCCGCCTCGGCGCGCAAGGCGTGCAGGTCGTCGGACTCGGCTACATCTTCTATGCCTGGGGCATGGTGTTCAATCAGTCACTCAACGGTGCTGGCAACACGCGCACACCATTCATGCTCAACCTGCTCAGCTTCTGGTGTTTGAAGCTCCCCCTCGCCTACGTGCTCTCCACCCACGTGAATGCGACTCGCGGAACCCTCGGCGTGTTCGTCGCCATCGCCTTCGCCTACTCCGTCAACGCCGTTCTTGCAGGCGCGGCGTTTCGGCGCGCCACTTGGCGCATGCCCGAAGCCTCACCTAGCTAG
- the arfB gene encoding alternative ribosome rescue aminoacyl-tRNA hydrolase ArfB, whose product MAEDLEIRPGIVIPAKDLSFRAVRASGPGGQNVNKVSSKVELVFDLPNNTSLRPEVRARLRRNNPSRLSADGSLVVTCQATRSQQQNLDEARGILRALVLGALVVPKRRKPTKPSRAAKARRVEQKRKHGDKKRERRTRDD is encoded by the coding sequence ATGGCCGAGGATCTGGAGATTCGGCCCGGAATCGTGATTCCGGCCAAGGACCTGTCCTTCCGCGCCGTGCGCGCTTCCGGACCTGGAGGCCAGAACGTCAACAAGGTGTCCTCCAAGGTGGAGCTCGTGTTCGATCTGCCGAACAACACGAGCCTGCGACCCGAGGTGAGGGCGCGACTGCGGCGCAACAACCCAAGCCGCCTGAGTGCAGACGGTAGCCTAGTCGTGACCTGCCAGGCCACGCGCAGCCAACAGCAGAACCTCGACGAAGCGCGCGGCATCCTGCGCGCGCTCGTTCTGGGAGCGTTGGTCGTGCCAAAGCGGCGCAAACCCACCAAGCCGTCACGCGCGGCCAAGGCGCGTCGAGTGGAGCAGAAGCGCAAGCACGGCGACAAGAAGCGCGAGCGAAGGACGCGGGACGACTGA